A genomic stretch from Oculatellaceae cyanobacterium includes:
- a CDS encoding HNH endonuclease signature motif containing protein gives WSTRLGKNPELPKTVTTLLKSQKGKCAHCELHFTEFSVIEIDHIIPKSRGGKNEYKNLQLLHRHCHDEKTASDGSLGTKSGCNSAKPKPVKLGNRGINDSDLITEEPCEVKVSSTVLETSGSCERIA, from the coding sequence ATTGGAGTACAAGATTAGGCAAAAACCCTGAATTACCAAAGACGGTGACAACACTTCTGAAGTCACAGAAAGGGAAATGCGCCCACTGCGAATTACATTTCACAGAATTTTCGGTGATAGAAATTGACCACATCATTCCTAAGTCGAGAGGCGGAAAGAATGAGTATAAAAACCTGCAATTACTTCACCGTCATTGCCACGATGAAAAGACTGCCAGCGATGGAAGTCTCGGTACAAAATCTGGCTGCAATAGTGCCAAACCTAAGCCCGTTAAATTGGGCAACAGAGGTATCAATGACAGTGACCTTATTACTGAGGAGCCGTGTGAGGTGAAAGTCTCAAGCACGGTTTTGGAGACGAGCGGTTCTTGTGAGAGAATCGCTTAG
- the psaK gene encoding photosystem I reaction center subunit PsaK: MIDLNFLIAASPVASMTQAWTPGVAIVMTFFNIVGLIIARIGVQKPGVGPKLPFPIPFISDGKFSLSQFIAGVSFGHILGTAAILGLNNAGIL, translated from the coding sequence TTGATTGACTTAAATTTTTTGATTGCAGCATCACCAGTCGCTTCCATGACACAAGCGTGGACACCTGGGGTAGCAATTGTGATGACTTTCTTCAACATTGTTGGTTTAATCATTGCTCGCATCGGTGTTCAAAAACCAGGAGTTGGGCCAAAACTGCCTTTCCCCATCCCTTTTATTAGTGATGGCAAGTTTAGTTTGAGCCAATTTATAGCAGGGGTTAGCTTTGGTCACATTTTGGGGACTGCTGCTATTTTGGGGCTAAATAACGCTGGAATACTGTAA
- a CDS encoding site-2 protease family protein, translating to MQTGWRIGSLFKIPLYIDPSWLYILGIFTYLNGLHIQASYPQWEPLVVWGGGLAMTLLLFASVLLHELGHSLVARSQGIKVNSITLFLFGGVASIEQESKTPGQAFQVAIAGPAVSLVLFALFFSFTKIVPTSGLIKVLTLDVARINLVLALFNLIPGLPLDGGQVFKAALWKLTGNRFQAVCWAAQTGKLLGGTAIALGLTASLLGVYTGLWMALIGWFVVRNANNYSRVATLQESLLQIVAADAMTRDFRVVDANMTLRQFADEYILAEAWTSDKPQLYPYYAASDGRYRGLVCVEDLHFIERSRWETETVQTIVRPLTEIATVEEKTSLVDVINSIETKQIKRLTVLSPAGAIAGVIDRGDIVRAVASKLNLAIPDAEIKQIKAEGSYPVNLQLQAIAKSTVL from the coding sequence ATGCAAACAGGTTGGCGAATTGGCTCTTTATTTAAAATACCCCTGTATATTGACCCTTCGTGGTTGTACATTTTAGGGATTTTTACTTACTTGAATGGATTACATATTCAAGCAAGTTATCCACAATGGGAACCATTAGTCGTATGGGGTGGCGGTTTGGCAATGACTTTACTGTTATTTGCCTCAGTTTTACTACATGAACTAGGTCATAGTTTGGTAGCGCGATCGCAAGGCATTAAAGTTAACTCAATTACTTTATTTCTATTTGGTGGCGTTGCCTCTATTGAGCAAGAATCTAAAACTCCAGGTCAAGCATTTCAAGTTGCGATCGCTGGCCCTGCGGTTAGTTTAGTGCTGTTTGCCTTGTTTTTTAGCTTCACTAAAATAGTGCCTACCTCTGGCTTGATCAAAGTTTTAACTTTAGATGTGGCTAGAATCAATTTGGTATTGGCACTGTTTAACTTGATTCCTGGTTTACCCCTCGATGGGGGACAAGTTTTTAAAGCAGCATTGTGGAAACTTACAGGAAATCGTTTTCAAGCCGTCTGTTGGGCTGCCCAAACGGGTAAATTATTAGGTGGGACTGCGATCGCATTAGGACTCACAGCATCTTTACTAGGCGTTTATACTGGGCTGTGGATGGCTTTAATCGGTTGGTTTGTAGTTCGTAACGCCAACAACTACAGCCGAGTGGCAACTTTACAAGAATCATTGCTGCAAATCGTAGCAGCAGATGCCATGACTCGTGATTTTCGAGTAGTGGATGCCAACATGACATTGCGCCAGTTTGCCGACGAATACATACTGGCAGAAGCTTGGACATCTGACAAACCTCAGTTATACCCCTACTATGCTGCCTCCGATGGACGTTATCGCGGCTTAGTTTGTGTGGAAGATTTACACTTTATAGAGCGCAGTCGTTGGGAAACTGAAACTGTTCAAACTATCGTCCGTCCTCTAACTGAAATAGCCACAGTAGAGGAAAAAACATCTTTAGTTGACGTAATTAACTCCATAGAAACCAAGCAAATCAAACGCCTGACAGTTCTTTCACCTGCGGGAGCAATTGCTGGTGTAATTGATAGGGGAGATATTGTGCGTGCGGTGGCATCTAAGCTAAATTTGGCAATCCCTGACGCAGAAATTAAGCAAATCAAAGCTGAAGGAAGTTATCCAGTTAATTTACAGCTACAGGCGATCGCTAAATCAACTGTACTTTAA
- a CDS encoding chemotaxis protein CheB, with amino-acid sequence MINTEPYIVVVGASAGGMEALKKLVSQLPCDFPGAIFIVWHVAPAYPSVLPQILDRVCPLPVAHAIDKEAIQASRIYVAPPDHHLLVESGHIRVTRGPKENRFRPSIDVLFRSAARVYGNQVIGVVLTGLLDDGASGLYAVKEQGGKAIVQDPFDALHPSMPINAMKTVETDHCVPVAKMGALLVDLINPVVKKEGGHQVSEQMDIEVKVAREDNAFESGIMKLGKISPYTCPECHGMLLQLKEGNRIRFRCHTGHAYSLNSLLVEVTEAIETSLWSTLRGIEESEMLLSHMGKHLGETEDTEMAERFLQKSAEAKMRADLVKQALMSHETLSQEKVFNPPEEG; translated from the coding sequence GTGATTAATACAGAACCTTACATCGTCGTTGTTGGAGCTTCGGCGGGAGGAATGGAAGCACTAAAAAAGCTTGTTTCTCAACTCCCCTGCGATTTCCCAGGTGCTATCTTCATTGTTTGGCACGTTGCACCAGCCTATCCCAGTGTGTTGCCTCAAATTCTGGATCGGGTTTGCCCACTGCCAGTAGCCCATGCAATTGACAAGGAGGCAATCCAAGCAAGCCGGATTTATGTTGCTCCCCCAGATCACCACCTGCTTGTCGAATCAGGGCATATCCGAGTAACCAGGGGGCCGAAGGAAAATCGCTTTCGTCCCTCAATTGACGTATTGTTTCGCTCCGCCGCTCGTGTCTATGGCAATCAAGTGATCGGGGTGGTTCTAACTGGATTGCTTGATGATGGGGCATCTGGGCTTTACGCGGTGAAGGAGCAAGGTGGAAAAGCAATTGTCCAAGATCCTTTTGATGCACTTCACCCTTCTATGCCTATAAATGCGATGAAAACGGTAGAGACTGATCACTGCGTGCCTGTGGCAAAAATGGGGGCTTTATTGGTTGATTTGATTAATCCAGTCGTCAAGAAAGAAGGGGGACATCAGGTGTCTGAGCAAATGGATATTGAAGTCAAAGTGGCGCGAGAAGATAATGCTTTTGAGAGCGGCATTATGAAACTTGGGAAAATATCTCCCTATACCTGTCCAGAGTGTCACGGTATGCTTTTGCAACTAAAAGAAGGCAATAGAATCCGCTTCCGTTGCCATACAGGTCATGCCTATTCCTTGAATTCTCTGCTGGTAGAAGTAACGGAGGCGATTGAAACCTCTCTTTGGAGTACACTTCGCGGCATTGAGGAGAGCGAAATGTTATTGAGCCACATGGGTAAACATCTGGGCGAAACGGAGGATACTGAGATGGCAGAACGCTTTTTGCAAAAATCCGCAGAAGCAAAGATGCGAGCGGATTTAGTTAAGCAGGCGCTGATGAGCCACGAAACGCTAAGTCAGGAAAAGGTATTTAACCCGCCAGAGGAAGGCTAG
- a CDS encoding biotin/lipoate A/B protein ligase family protein, whose protein sequence is MNVWRLIPLIEASGSIQMAIDEWLLEQHRLGTHPPTLRFYTWHPAAISLGYHQRQYPEFWDNLTWQGTKLDLVRRPTGGRAVLHQDDLTYAVITSGLQGTRLQVYEQICEFLIQGWKELGLDLHYGSAGRGYIHNPNCFGTATGADLVLADGSKFIGSAQLRRGNAVLQHGSMRLTQDTTLFSKVFETEVTEPIKIPLLQQSNALIETIVNTLTVAASNCFNIDIVVQPLSEQEWNLIVGAKK, encoded by the coding sequence ATGAATGTTTGGCGTTTAATTCCACTAATAGAAGCATCTGGAAGTATCCAGATGGCAATAGATGAGTGGCTACTAGAACAGCATCGACTGGGAACACATCCGCCAACTTTGCGCTTTTATACCTGGCATCCAGCAGCGATTTCGCTAGGCTATCATCAACGCCAATATCCAGAATTTTGGGATAATTTAACTTGGCAAGGTACTAAACTTGATTTGGTGCGCCGTCCAACTGGTGGACGGGCAGTATTGCACCAAGATGATTTAACTTATGCTGTAATAACTTCAGGGCTTCAGGGTACGCGCCTGCAAGTGTATGAACAAATTTGTGAGTTTTTAATCCAAGGTTGGAAAGAACTTGGTTTAGATTTACATTATGGTAGTGCTGGACGAGGGTATATTCACAATCCCAATTGTTTCGGTACTGCTACTGGTGCTGATTTAGTGCTGGCAGATGGTAGTAAATTTATTGGTAGCGCTCAACTGCGGCGTGGTAATGCCGTTTTGCAACATGGTTCGATGCGGTTGACACAAGATACTACCCTTTTTAGTAAGGTATTTGAAACTGAAGTTACTGAGCCAATTAAAATACCTTTATTGCAGCAGAGTAATGCGTTGATTGAAACTATAGTAAATACCCTTACAGTAGCAGCTAGTAACTGTTTCAATATTGATATTGTTGTACAGCCTTTATCAGAGCAAGAATGGAATTTAATAGTAGGTGCAAAAAAATAA
- a CDS encoding YbjN domain-containing protein has translation MKTQDPNTEAVSTESLSTADIVTSELIEDGTQVNHLEIIQTVISSLDQNDTAMVSKGDAGHLWKFNYGSVEVFVQLTGTSDEDTFTVWASVLKLPVNNEQQLMRKLLEMNWLDTFESRFAIYDNQIVVVASRTVAELSPGEISRAITVVATIADNNDDALQAEFSAT, from the coding sequence ATGAAAACCCAAGATCCAAACACAGAAGCAGTTTCCACTGAAAGTCTTTCAACTGCTGATATAGTTACCAGCGAGTTAATTGAAGATGGAACTCAAGTTAATCATCTAGAAATCATTCAAACTGTCATCTCCAGTTTGGATCAAAATGACACTGCAATGGTAAGCAAAGGTGATGCAGGTCATTTATGGAAGTTTAATTACGGTAGCGTTGAAGTATTTGTGCAGCTTACTGGTACAAGTGATGAGGATACCTTTACAGTTTGGGCTTCTGTTCTTAAGCTACCTGTGAATAATGAACAGCAGTTAATGCGGAAACTGCTAGAAATGAATTGGTTAGATACATTTGAATCACGTTTTGCAATTTATGACAACCAAATTGTTGTAGTAGCTAGTCGCACTGTAGCAGAACTTTCACCAGGGGAAATTTCTCGTGCCATTACAGTAGTGGCAACTATTGCTGATAATAATGATGATGCTTTGCAAGCTGAGTTTAGTGCAACTTGA
- a CDS encoding methyltransferase domain-containing protein, with amino-acid sequence MTVADRRQLNNTLHKSEDNQFADPLTQLAYQVFQQSKISFGLAHKALSSQLLNLLNPAGTPKTKPIDPNLLIKLQKRLNQILAAEWQDAEKGVYPTSLLFDQSWEDFLRYYPVVWLDMLQVSERVKQKKYQDFSPEINTEGYPKYYLQNFHYQTDGYLSDTSANLYDLQVDILFNGAADAMRRRILSPLKQGLKDFDAVPPQQIRVLDIACGTGRTLKSIRATLPQASLFGIDLSPAYLRKANQLLSGIPGELPQLLQANAEELPYLDNYFHAVTSVFMFHELPAAVRQRVIEECFRVTKPGGVFVICDSMQVSDSPDFMSVMENFPAMFHEPYYNNYINDDLVERLESAGFRDISTEVHFVSKYWIAHKPC; translated from the coding sequence ATGACAGTTGCGGATCGCCGTCAATTAAATAACACTCTTCACAAATCTGAAGATAACCAGTTTGCTGACCCCCTCACCCAACTTGCTTATCAAGTTTTTCAGCAAAGTAAGATTTCTTTTGGTTTAGCTCATAAAGCATTAAGCTCGCAGTTGTTAAATTTGCTTAATCCTGCTGGTACTCCGAAGACTAAACCTATTGATCCCAATCTTTTAATAAAACTGCAAAAAAGGCTTAACCAAATACTAGCAGCCGAATGGCAAGATGCTGAGAAAGGTGTTTATCCTACGAGTTTGCTATTTGATCAATCTTGGGAAGATTTCTTGCGCTACTATCCTGTAGTTTGGCTGGATATGCTACAAGTCTCGGAGCGCGTTAAACAGAAAAAGTATCAAGATTTTTCTCCAGAAATTAATACTGAAGGATACCCCAAGTATTATCTGCAAAACTTCCATTATCAGACCGATGGTTACTTAAGTGATACGTCAGCAAATCTTTATGATTTGCAGGTAGATATTTTATTTAACGGTGCAGCCGATGCGATGCGGCGGCGGATTTTAAGTCCTTTAAAGCAAGGACTTAAGGATTTTGATGCGGTTCCACCTCAGCAAATCCGTGTTCTTGATATAGCTTGCGGTACAGGTCGCACTCTCAAATCAATTCGGGCTACTCTACCCCAAGCATCATTATTTGGGATAGATTTATCACCAGCATACTTACGGAAAGCTAATCAGCTTTTGTCTGGAATCCCAGGAGAATTGCCTCAGCTTTTACAAGCTAATGCTGAGGAGTTGCCCTACTTAGATAATTATTTCCATGCTGTAACAAGCGTTTTTATGTTCCATGAGTTACCTGCGGCGGTGCGTCAGCGCGTAATTGAGGAATGCTTTAGAGTAACTAAACCTGGAGGAGTTTTTGTGATTTGTGATTCTATGCAGGTGAGTGATTCTCCTGACTTTATGTCAGTTATGGAGAACTTCCCAGCAATGTTTCATGAGCCTTATTACAACAATTACATCAATGATGATTTGGTAGAACGTTTAGAGTCAGCAGGTTTTAGGGATATTAGCACTGAAGTTCACTTTGTCAGCAAGTATTGGATTGCTCATAAGCCTTGTTGA
- the glnA gene encoding type I glutamate--ammonia ligase has translation MFQTPQEFLNYVKENNIQIIDLKFIDTPGIWQHLSLYHNQIDESSFTEGVPFDGSSIRGWKAINESDMAMVLDPTTAWIDPFMQEPTLSVICSIIEPRTGEPYSRCPRTIAQKAVDYLISTGIGDTAFLGPEAEFFIFDDVRFDQTQNTGFYYVDSVEGRWNSGKEEPGGNLGYKPRYKEGYFPVAPTDTSQDMRTEMLLTMAKCGVPIEKHHHEVATGGQCELGFRFDTLVKAADYLMTYKYVIKNVAKKYGKTVTFMPKPLFNDNGSGMHTHQSIWKDGQPLFAGDKYAGLSQMALHYIGGILKHAPALLALTNPTTNSYKRLVPGFEAPVNLAYSQGNRSASIRIPLSGTNPKAKRLEFRCPDATSNPYLAFAAMLCAGLDGIKNQIDPGESLDKDIYDLTPEELAKVPSTPGSLEGALEALENDHAFLTESGVFTEDFIQTWIEYKLDNEVNPMRLRPHPYEFALYYDC, from the coding sequence ATGTTCCAAACCCCGCAAGAATTTCTGAATTATGTTAAAGAAAATAACATTCAGATAATTGACCTAAAATTCATTGATACGCCTGGTATTTGGCAACACTTATCCCTTTACCACAATCAAATTGACGAAAGCTCCTTCACTGAAGGCGTACCTTTCGATGGCTCCAGTATTCGGGGTTGGAAAGCGATCAATGAATCCGACATGGCAATGGTACTCGATCCCACCACAGCGTGGATTGACCCATTCATGCAAGAGCCTACTCTGAGCGTTATCTGTAGCATTATTGAGCCGCGTACTGGCGAACCCTACAGTCGTTGCCCCCGCACCATTGCTCAGAAAGCAGTAGATTACCTAATTTCTACAGGTATTGGTGATACAGCTTTCTTAGGGCCAGAAGCAGAGTTCTTCATTTTTGATGATGTTCGCTTTGACCAAACCCAGAATACAGGCTTTTACTATGTAGATTCTGTTGAAGGTCGTTGGAATTCTGGTAAAGAGGAACCAGGCGGCAACTTGGGTTATAAGCCACGCTATAAAGAAGGGTATTTCCCAGTAGCCCCCACAGATACCTCCCAAGATATGCGGACGGAAATGCTGCTGACAATGGCAAAATGCGGCGTACCAATTGAAAAGCATCACCATGAGGTAGCTACAGGTGGTCAATGCGAACTAGGTTTCCGCTTTGATACTTTGGTGAAGGCAGCAGATTATTTGATGACTTATAAGTACGTCATCAAGAACGTTGCTAAGAAATATGGCAAAACCGTGACATTTATGCCAAAACCACTGTTTAACGACAATGGTTCTGGTATGCATACCCACCAATCTATCTGGAAAGATGGACAACCGCTATTTGCAGGCGATAAATATGCAGGTTTGAGCCAAATGGCATTGCATTACATCGGTGGTATCCTCAAACACGCTCCTGCACTTTTGGCTTTGACAAACCCCACCACTAACTCCTACAAGCGGTTAGTGCCTGGTTTTGAAGCGCCTGTTAACCTCGCTTACTCTCAAGGTAATCGTTCTGCCTCTATCCGCATTCCTCTATCTGGTACTAACCCCAAAGCCAAGCGCTTAGAGTTCCGTTGTCCAGATGCTACCAGCAACCCATATTTAGCTTTTGCCGCCATGCTTTGTGCTGGACTTGATGGCATTAAGAACCAGATTGATCCTGGTGAATCTTTAGATAAAGATATTTACGACCTCACCCCAGAAGAACTAGCGAAAGTTCCTTCTACTCCAGGTTCTTTAGAAGGTGCGTTGGAAGCTTTGGAAAATGACCACGCTTTCTTAACTGAGTCAGGTGTGTTTACAGAAGACTTCATTCAAACCTGGATTGAGTACAAACTCGATAATGAAGTTAACCCAATGCGTCTACGTCCCCACCCTTACGAGTTTGCTCTCTACTACGATTGCTAG
- the apcB gene encoding allophycocyanin subunit beta produces the protein MRDAITNLIKNYDVTGRYLDRDAIDQLKSYFESGTGRLAAAGVINANAASIVKQAGSRLFDDQPELIRPGGNAYTTRRYAACLRDMDYYLRYASYALVAGDNHVLDERVLQGLRETYNSLGVPIGPTVMGIQIMKGIVKEQVAAAGIQDTGFVDQPFDHMTRELSEQDI, from the coding sequence ATGCGGGACGCAATTACAAACTTAATTAAGAACTACGATGTGACAGGTCGTTATCTAGACCGTGATGCCATTGATCAGCTTAAGTCTTATTTTGAAAGTGGCACTGGTAGACTTGCTGCTGCGGGCGTGATTAACGCCAATGCGGCATCAATTGTTAAGCAAGCAGGATCGCGGTTATTTGATGATCAGCCAGAACTAATTCGTCCTGGTGGTAATGCTTACACAACTCGTCGTTATGCGGCTTGTTTGCGGGATATGGATTATTACCTCCGCTATGCTAGTTACGCGCTAGTTGCAGGGGATAATCATGTGCTGGATGAGCGGGTGCTGCAAGGTCTAAGAGAAACCTATAATTCTTTGGGTGTACCGATTGGGCCAACGGTCATGGGCATTCAAATTATGAAGGGAATTGTCAAAGAACAAGTTGCTGCTGCTGGCATTCAGGATACAGGGTTTGTGGATCAGCCTTTTGATCACATGACTCGCGAGTTGAGTGAACAGGATATCTAA
- a CDS encoding HNH endonuclease → MTCTTQVLGKSVVVFSKNYLPVSRVNIKRAIILLVTGKAEPLDFFSGIGIAVRSPNHVVYVPGQIRLTFASNERVWKVPPVNRREVLRRDRHSCQYCGSTKHLTLDHIIPRSKGGKHTWDNVVTACSSCNGRKGDRTLIQTGMTLRTHPKAPVHPTVAFAEQFWKEQQEKME, encoded by the coding sequence ATGACTTGCACAACTCAAGTGTTAGGGAAGTCGGTGGTGGTATTCAGTAAGAATTATCTGCCAGTGAGCCGAGTGAATATCAAGCGAGCGATTATTCTGCTCGTTACCGGAAAAGCCGAACCCTTAGATTTTTTCAGTGGTATCGGTATAGCGGTGCGATCGCCTAACCACGTTGTGTATGTCCCTGGGCAGATTCGCCTGACGTTTGCAAGCAATGAGCGAGTTTGGAAAGTTCCGCCTGTAAATCGCCGAGAGGTGTTACGACGCGATCGCCACTCCTGTCAATACTGCGGTAGTACAAAACACTTAACACTCGATCATATTATTCCGAGATCAAAAGGCGGAAAACACACTTGGGACAACGTAGTTACAGCTTGCTCAAGTTGTAATGGTCGCAAAGGCGATCGCACTTTGATACAGACAGGAATGACGCTACGCACTCACCCGAAAGCACCTGTTCACCCAACAGTGGCATTTGCCGAACAGTTCTGGAAAGAGCAGCAAGAAAAAATGGAGTAG
- a CDS encoding alr0857 family protein, which produces MLKLTYTENSFYLERLAQPLEDWVTQRVILALRVGQSFCVEPSTAAFLLPADLPLTALETLVQREGGDAIALSVCDAEYVEVSLEGSWLSAPEDTEGVFVAAMSDRLEFFLFKLWQDAQICESAITE; this is translated from the coding sequence ATGTTAAAACTCACTTATACCGAAAATAGCTTTTACTTAGAACGTCTGGCTCAACCATTAGAAGATTGGGTGACACAGCGAGTAATTTTAGCGCTGCGAGTTGGGCAAAGCTTCTGTGTTGAACCTAGTACGGCGGCTTTCTTGCTTCCTGCTGATTTGCCTTTAACTGCTTTGGAGACACTGGTGCAACGGGAAGGTGGCGATGCGATCGCTCTTTCTGTCTGTGATGCTGAATATGTTGAAGTCAGCTTGGAAGGTTCTTGGCTATCAGCACCAGAGGATACAGAGGGTGTGTTTGTGGCTGCAATGAGCGATCGTCTTGAGTTCTTCTTGTTTAAGTTGTGGCAAGATGCTCAAATTTGTGAATCTGCGATCACGGAATAA
- the tpiA gene encoding triose-phosphate isomerase: MRKIVIAGNWKMYKTQAEATEFLQGFMPELEKTPEDREVVICPPFTALDAISRSLHGSLVQLGAQNVHWEDNGAFTGEVAGSMLSEIGVRYVIVGHSERRQYFGETDESVNKRLLSAQRHGLIPILCVGETKQQRDAGETESIITNQLEKDLVNVDQQRLVIAYEPIWAIGTGDTCESSEANRVIGVIRSQLNNANVTIQYGGSVKPDNIDEIMAQPEIDGALVGGASLQPASFARIVNYQ; this comes from the coding sequence GTGCGGAAAATTGTCATTGCTGGAAACTGGAAAATGTATAAAACTCAGGCAGAAGCTACGGAGTTTTTGCAAGGATTCATGCCTGAGTTAGAAAAAACTCCCGAAGATCGGGAGGTGGTGATTTGCCCTCCATTTACAGCTTTAGATGCAATATCTAGAAGTCTGCACGGTAGCCTCGTGCAATTAGGGGCGCAAAATGTCCATTGGGAAGATAATGGTGCTTTCACTGGTGAAGTAGCTGGTTCAATGTTGTCAGAAATTGGGGTGCGTTATGTGATTGTAGGTCACAGTGAACGCCGTCAATATTTTGGCGAAACTGATGAATCTGTTAACAAAAGGCTGTTGTCGGCTCAACGTCATGGTTTAATTCCCATACTCTGTGTGGGTGAAACCAAGCAACAACGAGATGCTGGTGAAACTGAATCAATTATTACTAACCAGCTAGAAAAAGACCTGGTGAATGTGGATCAACAACGGCTAGTAATTGCCTACGAACCTATCTGGGCAATTGGGACAGGAGACACCTGTGAGTCTTCGGAAGCTAACCGTGTAATTGGCGTGATTCGTAGTCAATTAAATAATGCTAACGTAACGATTCAATACGGTGGTTCTGTCAAGCCAGATAATATTGATGAAATTATGGCTCAACCAGAAATTGATGGTGCGCTAGTTGGGGGAGCAAGTTTGCAACCTGCAAGTTTTGCTCGCATTGTTAATTATCAATAG
- the folP gene encoding dihydropteroate synthase gives MENSANLSVVPLIVRERSFVWGDRTYLMGVLNVTPDSFSDGGQFNTVAAAVAQANYLVASGADIIDIGGQSTKPGAKEVSIVEELNRVLPVVQAIRPGLTVPISIDTTRSVVANAAVKAGADIVNDISAGTFDPDMLSVVASLGVPIVLMHIRGTPEIMQKFTEYSDLIGEIYEFFENRIAVAIAAGIEKSKIIIDPGIGFAKNYQQNIELLINISKFRSLGCPVLIGVSRKSFIGHILNQPEPKQRVWGTAAACCGAIANSADILRVHDLPEMRDVSRVADAIFRNK, from the coding sequence ATGGAAAATTCTGCGAATTTATCTGTAGTGCCTTTGATTGTGCGAGAACGTTCTTTTGTCTGGGGCGATCGCACTTATTTAATGGGCGTTCTCAATGTAACCCCTGATAGCTTTAGCGACGGTGGTCAGTTTAATACTGTAGCAGCAGCAGTAGCACAAGCTAATTATTTAGTAGCATCCGGTGCTGATATTATTGATATTGGTGGTCAATCAACTAAACCAGGCGCAAAAGAAGTTTCTATTGTAGAAGAACTAAATCGGGTTTTACCAGTCGTGCAGGCGATTAGACCTGGTTTAACAGTACCAATTTCTATTGATACCACCCGCTCAGTTGTAGCCAATGCCGCAGTTAAAGCGGGCGCTGATATTGTTAATGATATTTCGGCTGGAACGTTTGACCCAGATATGTTATCTGTAGTTGCTTCCTTGGGTGTGCCTATTGTGTTGATGCACATTCGGGGAACACCGGAAATTATGCAAAAATTCACTGAATATAGCGATTTAATTGGGGAAATTTACGAGTTTTTTGAAAATAGAATTGCTGTAGCGATCGCAGCAGGTATTGAAAAGTCAAAAATTATTATTGATCCTGGTATTGGTTTTGCTAAAAATTATCAGCAAAATATCGAATTGCTGATAAATATATCTAAATTTCGTTCACTGGGATGTCCGGTATTAATTGGAGTATCCCGTAAAAGTTTTATTGGTCATATATTAAATCAGCCTGAGCCTAAACAGCGAGTGTGGGGTACTGCGGCTGCTTGTTGCGGTGCTATAGCCAATTCTGCCGACATTTTGCGAGTTCACGACCTCCCAGAAATGCGGGATGTTTCCCGTGTTGCAGATGCTATTTTTAGAAATAAGTAA